The genomic region GTTAGAAGATACCTTGTGGTATCAAGAGAAGATGTAGCAAATTGATATATGCAGCCTGAAGCTTATAATTAGCATTTACTGGCCATTTTTAATACGTGGTTTGTGATTGTGTGTAGAGGAGGTGTCTGTAGAGAACTGGACAAGAATATGTCTTTGTTTATGTCAATCCAAAAAGGTTTCAAATAAAGTGCTGGTAAAGTGCCTCGTCATGAATGAGAAGTTACTCATAGATGCCTTGAAGGAAGGGTCTTCTGACCCTGCACACCTTGAGATTTGGTAAGCCTCTTTTTTCCCCTTCAAGCTATAAATTAGTTAGAAATGTATTTATATGCAGTTTCATTAGATCCTTCAGACTATGCAGGCATCAGATGGAAGCTGTCCCTTATTAGTTACTTAATGAAACCATTTGAAAGAAAAGGCCAATATTAGAAAACCATGCTCCTAATTAAACCCAAATCAAGGTCACGCAGTAATTGTGCAAGAAGAATGTTTGATACACATAAATTCAAGCACATCACTTTTGATTAACCATATATCGAACTAATTTATTCAACAATCTACCAATAATTCATCAAGGGGATCGTAGCAGGAGTTGTGATTAAGTATTAAAGAAATTATATACTTATATCGAACTAACCTGACTTTTTATTCTCAAAACTGATGGCAAGCTGTCTTGGGTGCAAGTTTTTTCAATCCGAAAGCCTTCTGTTTCAGAATGCACAACTATGCCTCTGCCTTTCTAATGATTCTGATTAATAACATCTCTAGCAAGATGCATGCAATTCAGTAGTTGTGTCACATCAACATCACTAGTCCGACTAATCACAATATTTGATTTCAAGCCTTCTGTAAATATCACCAACTTTGgtaatattttttctttcatttgctGCAttgcaaaattaaaattttttgtaactGACTAACCTGATTTTCTTTGTTCATGTTGAATTGGGCTGCGTTGGAGTTTGGAGCTTCTATTTGTTGATGACTTATTTTATTACTCTTTTTAATTGAATAGAATTTCCATTCTTGATAGAGGAAGACCAGAAACTAAAATATAATGGCTATGGTGGGGGCAAAAAATCATACATGATTTTTAGTAAAAACTGAAGTActgaattgtgatttgaaaacCTTTTGAAATTAGAGTTTGTACTCTGTATTGTCAACTTTTACCCTTTTCCCCCATTCCTTTCTTTGTCACATCAAATATTAAGATAGAATAGTTAAGGGAATAAAAAAGCCACCAGAAATATTTTGTATATTCGTTCTATGCTGCAAATTTTAAGCTTGTGTGTATTGAGTTTTGTTCCTCAAAGGTTATCAGCTTTTCTTTCTGGGTGAAGTCGGATATGTtgtgaaaatttaaattttctatGATTAATCGTACTTCTTGTGAATTTATGGTTATGTCATGATCTGGTGCTTTGATTTTTCTACATACAGTGTTAGGGATTATACTATAGCAAATGAAAGCAGCAATTATTCTGAGCAGAGCGCTGTGGGGAAGACAAGAACAGAGAAACGAAGAGAAGAGAAGACAGAGCGTTGTGGGCTTCAAAATTGGAGATTAGGGTTTTAACTTGATTTAAGGGACCAAATTGATTCCGGACAGTTTACTATGCCACATCAGCTAGCCGTTGTAATGCCCACGTGTCACGAAGCCTGCCAACTTAGCTTTCCGGTTGCACCAGGTGTCCAGAAATTGCTGGAAGGACGAGTTTGAGTCCCGGAGTGCAAGTTCGGGGATGACTCTGAGAAACTTTTaagttcagggactactatgaggctcgagtgcaacttcagggactaCATTGAGACTTATCTCAAAAATTTGAGCAATACACACTAAAAGTCATTCATTAACTTtataaatcaaataatcatgttGCCTCACCTCTAATAACCAATTGAAAACTGGAAATAAGGCCTCATCGGGCTCTTATTATGCAGAAATGCAAGCATAATTTTAGTGAGCTATCTGATTATACAAATACAAATTTTAGGAACACATCCTTCATTGCAATTATCAGGAACAATTTGAAAGCAATCACGACGTAATTTCGGGTCATCTCATGGTGGACATAATCAGCCAAAATCTCTTCAATACCAGCACTTATGTGCCAGAATACAAAGAGATTCGCTGCGAGCATGGAATATGCGTTCGGGAATATCAAAAGAAGTGGGACAAGTGCAGTGGCTTTTAGCAGCTGCTCTCTCTTTGTCTTCGGACCTACACTCCTCAATCCACTGTATCGCTCCTTCCTATATACATGCCGAACAATGGTTAAAGTAATCAAACCAGACCTGTAAAATGCCCGTTTCTATTTCAAGAGGATTTCACAAATGTTTCAATGACATTTCTATTGTCAAATTTTCATGACCTAAGACCAGTATACTGATCCCTTTAGGCTTGAATAGATTGAACCCAATTAGAACAAGCACCAAGATTGAGGTTTTACAAATGCATACCCTAGACAAGCTTATTATTATCAAGAAATAAATAGAAAAGGGGGTTTTGAAAAAAGAAGGGGGGAGGCAAGTTAAATCGAACATCTCATCCAACACACACTGTTTACTCTACAATTGGATTTTTATCTCACAAAGATATCCACTCAAATCCAGGCTAAAACCCCCAAATCATTTGGcctttagaataaaaaataatatgtgCTGGAAACATCGATCAACGTGATATTGAAGCCAATATTacacaaattaaaattaatgaaCACAACTGCTTCAGCAGTGGCCAAGTTGATTAAAAATGAAGGACAAGACACTTGACGACACGGAATACATTGTGTTAATTTTTATTTGGTAACCTCATATAACCTAACCTCCAGTTAAATGTTTCATGATCTAGAAGAGATTTGACGTCATCAAAGACAGCCAAATATTTTACCATTACTCAATAAATCACAAGCACCAAAGTGTATGAGTGCAATAATTAATTACTGCAGCTTTGAGCCTTTGTAAACATGAAAGGAATTAACCATCTTAGGTGAAGCTTCACAGATTCAATTGCAGGGTATATACTTAAGGATTGGCATATGGAAAAGTGTTTTATGGTAGCAGTTCAAAAATCAAAACAATGTCGCGTCACATGGATGACGATGAAAATCATTAATACTCCCAAAAATAGGACGATAAGGTTTAAAAATCTTGATTGGAAAGAGATAGATGCAAAAGCAAGTTTCTAGGGTGGAGCAAGATTCTTCTGTTGCCAACATTGAGGTGGGTGGATTTTGATCTGTGATGATTAAATTGATTTCTTTTATGAATACACTAAAGATCATTTTCTAGATTAATTAACAGCAAGTTATCCAAACAAAAATGAAGAATGTTCAGGCACGGTGTTCTGATAAAGAAATTAATGATAACCTATGGGTCAGGGACTCAAACATGGACACCTAACACGACAGGCATACCAAAATCAAAGAAATAAATCCAACAAATACAAGGTATTCATTCTAAGTCCCTCACAAAAAAATGGAGCATGTTGTATACATCTTTGGTatctaagatttttttttaataaaattggtaTCCTCTATTTATATGCCCTTTTAGtaaaataagtatttatttctaTGCCCCTTtaataaaaagttttttattttgggCTTTCATGACAAGATGTGGTCTGAAATTGCTCCAAAAGATAACAAGAAAAATCAATAGGCTGGGTTCATGCTTCATAGATGCTAACTCAACATGTCTTATCCTTTTGCATATTTTTTCCTTCAACTATCcaagaatattattttttttattctattaaaaataGCAGTTATGACTATATTTACGTATAAACTTTGAAAATTCCAACAAACAAGGTCCCAGAAAAGTCACTAGTCTCAGCAATCAGGCCAAGAAATAAGCATATTAATACAACAGAAGATGGTGATGCTTGAAAAAACTGAAActaaaatcaattttattattgAATACTTTGAATTTACACCAACTAACCTCTGGATGCTATCGCCAGTAGTAGTAGCAGTTGCATAACCAGCTGCACCGTGAGGCTGAACCTGGGAGACATTGTCACACGGTTTAACAAGACTGAAGCATTTACAATCTAAGATGCAGCGTTAACATATATGGTAGTAGTTTTAAGGAAAGTTACTACTTAGCACACTATTGCCAGGCCATTACATCTagtgatagaaaaagaaagaaaaaactttGTTGTTGTCTATGATAGAGCAAAACGGACTCTGCAGGGAGCAAATAGCTTTACAGATATATCTCTCAAACATTGTTGAGAACTTGAGATAATAGACATACACAAAATAAAAGCTTTTCGTTTTCTATCCACTTTCTTCATCATCTTGCTCAGAAGAGGGGAAAAAAGTTTTTGATCATTTATGAAAATGTTCTACTACCCAAACAGTCCCACTACCCAAGCATATTATAAGGTAGACACCGGAGTGTGGAAACAAAGTTGGCTCTAAAATCCAAGCTATTTCTCTGAGTGAAGAAATTTGCAGAAGATTGTCCCCAAACAAAATGTCCAAAAGACCCTCTCCTTAACTTAGGATATTAAAAATTACATGAAAGCCTCTAGCAATAATAGTTTCGTCAACTGACAAAAATCACACTTTCAATATCCTTACTAAttctattttccttattttatcaaGTTGAACAGATATGTACAAATATGTGAACAACACAACACTCCAATTCAAACATTAGCAAAAGAATGAAATCCTTCATTAAGATGAATCAATCCATTGATTAGTTGAAGTAGTTCCAATCAAGATAAAACAGCTGAAGGAAGCATAACATGCAACAGTAATCACATCAAATAAGAAATCTGCTAAGAGCAAAAAATATGAAATCTTAGAATGAAACCTTGAAAGTTGCTATTCCGGTTCTGTAACAGGGGCGATAAAGTTTCAGAACCTAGTGAAATTTACACAAATCAAATGACACATTAGACAAAAATCTTTAACTAAAACCTACAACCCAACCAAATTCTCTATCAATCAAAtagtaataactaataagcaGTACCTCATAAGCGCGCACTAAAAGCACACACACCACACGTCCACATCAACCACCATAGCAACGCACATTGAAGTCATCAGTGGCAATAAATATCTCAAAAACTAAATCAGAAACAGCAAATAACAACAAAGAAATGAAAATCGCAACCTTGGCCTCCAGCGAGATTCGCATCTCTAAGCTGCACCATAAGCAGGGAAAAAACATAAATcatgaaaacaagaaaacaatGGAAACTAAAATATTCTAACAGTATTTGCTAACTATCAGTGTTGCCACAAGAAATCGTGCAAGAAAATGACAGCGATACAAGAGAATCGAGGAAACGGTTATGCTTACGTCAGATCCGGAGACACCAATTCGGAGGCTTTGGGTAGCGGACCTGGGAATGCGGAGTAAGCTGAGGAGAGCCAAGGGATGGCAGGAGGAGCCGCCATCTGCGGCGGTGATCGGTGACGAAGGTGGCGGAGAGGTGGTGGAAGAGGAGGAGGTGGTTGATGATTGAACGATGAAGTTAGGAGAGATTCTGAAGAGAGGCTTGGATGTAGAGAGCCTCTTGCTCAGGGTCAGAGCCTgcattcttttttccttttttttttttttgtgattttgtgctttttttggtTGGATTGCTGATTTGCTGCTATTAATctatctattaatatataataggagACAAGTAATGGGTTCTATGCTCGACACGTGTAGCAGTTTCTTGAATGACAAGTGGCATGCAGGGTAAGTAGAAAATTTAAGCAATATATAATGGGTAAATCTGACATTGCAATGCACATGAAGTAAACCAGTcatatatataattcaaataTCCACTTTTTGACATTAAACAATCCTGACGGGAGACCTGAAACTCCCCACTACTTCTCAACCTGGTAGGAGACCTGAAACACAATGGATGAACATTTTGATTTAGGATCAGATTTGCATGgaatttcaaaatatttaatttgttGTAAGGGTGTGGACAACTCCAAACAAGTTCAATGTCAGCGAGATTGGCTCCATCGAAATGGTTCTTCAAGATAAACAGGTAGGAGCATTTTTTACAAAAACATAACTGTGCTTTATATGTCATGTAGAGATAAGCCTCAATGtagtccctgaagttgcactcaaggctcaaagtagtccctgaacttaAAAGTTCCTCAGAGTCATTCCCAAACTTGCACTCCGGGACTCAAAGTTGTCCTTCCGGCAATTTCTGGACAGCTGGCGCAACCGGAAAGTTTAGCTGGCAGCGTTGGTGACACGTGGGACTCACAGCGATTAATGGAGGAGCACAAGCGCCAACTTTGTGTATGAAGGAGTGGAAAACAGCGATGCTCCAGAGCCAACGTCTTCCACTGAAATCGGTGCATTTAATGGAGGAGCACATGCGCCATTGGAGATTgagggagggagaagaagaaacctCACTCTGTGTTGTGTTTGTTTCGTGTTTAGAGTGGAGGGAGACAATACGTTATTGAAACGTTGAGGGAGGGACGTAATCAGTGTGAAACGACGTCATTTCTATGAGTTCCACGTGTCACCAACGCTGCCAGCTAAGCTTTCCGGTTGCGCCAGCTGTCCAGAAATTGCCGGAAGGACAACTTTGAATCCCGGAGTGCAAGTTCGGAGATGACTCTGAGGAACTTTtaagttcagggactactttgaggctcgagtgcaacttcagggactaCATTGAGACTTATCTCCATTGTTATGACTTAAACATGTTAAAGATATACTCACTCTTTAAGTATTCACTTCGTTGTCACAGGGTGGCAGGATTTATACAACCATACCAAGATCACTAGCAAAGAAATACATTAGTATTATTCATGAGTTCCACATGTATACTATGAGTAACTTCATAATTGTTGACAACATAACCAAGAAAAAAAACGGTGTTAGTAGGTGGGTACTTGTGTTTTCACATAGAACAAGGGTTGAACATATAGAGAATCCAACTTTTTCTTTGGAAGCATTTCGATTTAGGAACCTTGCAGAGATGCATACAGTCGAGAAAGTAGAGGATCTTGAACTGTTTGGTAAGTCTAAGACTATATGTAATGATATATAGATGTGCAAAAAAATTATAACCACTTGGAAAGCCATATCTAAAAGTGTGCTTCTTATTATTTTGTAGATATAATTGGAGAAGTTGTTGGAAAGGAAGATCCAAGAGAATTAATAACTAGCAAGGGAATAGAGACTAAGCGCTTGGTTGTTATTGTGGAAGACTTGGAGTAAGTTCTATGTGTTTTTATTAAGAGAGGTATGTTGTTTATTCGGTTTTCTTATTTATATAGTAAGCTTGAATTCCTGGGGCTGATGACAGGAAGAACAGGTTAAGTTGTACTCTCTTTGGCGAAACTGTTGACCAGATACTCCCTCACCTtgatgatgatcaacttgaaccGCTTATTGTGATCCTCCAATATTTTAAAGCAACCAGATGGAATGGCAAAACTTTAGTGCAGAGCCACTTTGAACTGTCCAAGGTCCATGTCAACCCAGAACTAAAAGAAGTTATGTCATTCAAAAAAAGGTCAGTACATTTTAAAAAGAAGTTGAATGTTTTGTGGTCATATAACAGTGTTTTCAAGGATAGGTTATCAAAAGCTTGGATTCTGCAGCCTTTTATTCGAAGCAACTAGCTTATCAAATTTaccttttaaaatataattttctaaTAATGTAACACATTTTTTTGTTGAACAAAATGAAAAAGAATATTTAGTTCCCAAAAAGTTCTTCCAAAATAAGATAACCAGTTAAAAAAGGTTATCTTTAACTAATAACAGATATTTTGTCAAACCAAATATAAAAAATGATTGAGCATCCAAAATTATCTTtccaaatttgaaaaaaatacaaaaatgtttTAGCTTCAACTTTTCAGTGGTTATGCATTGGATTTAGTTTACATTCCTTTAAACTAAGGCTGCCTAGATATTTAAGTAACATTAAAATGTCGAATATACTATTTACTTGATAGACCAAAATATAAACATACTGAAAATAATTCAAACACATACAGATTTGGTTTGGTAACACACAGAGATTTGGTTTGGTAACAGTATGTTGTCTAACCATTTAACACGTGAATTGCAGCCTACTCAGCGGTTCTGAGTCAACTTCAATGAGGATTAGCCATCAGTCGACCCAAAGTTCATGGGTTGGGACTGATGAGCTCAACAATGGCACAGCTATTGTGAAAACGATTGAAGAAGTTTTTAAGTCTGTCGAGGTAAAAGTTATTGTAATTATGAAGTTATTTGCTGTTTCAAAAATCAGATGAGCTATTAGGTAAAAGGTCTTAATGTGTGTAATGCTTCCAAGGAGGGGCCAACCTGGATTGCAGGTACTATTGTCTCAATCAATGCTGGGAAGGATGATTGATTTTATAAAGCATGCAGGCGATGTCCAAAAAAGGTGGAAACTCCTATTGGGAATAGGTACGAATGTGCAAAGTGTGGCCACACCCATGGATGTGCAGCACTCAGGTGTGTGTtcttaatttgagtgattattAACAATTAGCATCTTCATTTTACTTGATATTTGTGATCCCTGTACTAAAACTATTATCGCTATTATCACGTGAAACAACAGATACAAGGTTGAGGTCATGGTCTTTGATGGTACCGGAAGCATTACATTGTTATTGTGGGACAGAGAAACCAACCAGTTGTGTGGAAAGGCAGCTGAAAAAATTGTAGAGGAGGATGTATATAGCACACCAAATCCTTATACTATTAGGGATTAAAGTTacaattttgtttttcaaaatattataaattatatacACAAAAATACATCTAATTATTGGTTGGGGTTTCAGGATGCTAAAGAGGATGAATACCCTAAAAGTCTAGACAACATGATGGATAGAATagttcttttcaaaatcaatgtgAAAAGTGGCAACATAAAACACTATGATCAGATTTACACAGTCATGAAAGTGTGTGATGATGAAGAAACAGTTGCAAAGAACAAGCCTAAGCAAATGGACGTTAGCACATCTATGAACATCATTATACGTGTATACCTATTCCACTTTAATAAGTAGATATGATTTCCAGACCAtacaattgtttttttttttttatcaaaatgtaCATTAATATCTAATTATGAGTAGGGTTTCACTTTAAATAGGAGAATAGAGGTAGCAACACGCTGGAGATGTCCGGACATGTTGTTAATCTTAAGAATGATAATGATCCTCAGCTTACTGTGGTCAGTATATGCAAGTGTTTTGAATGTATAAAAAAACATGTGATTTAGGTTCTGAAATTATTCTAAGTGAACTGTCATGTATGTCTTTGTGTAGGATTCTATGGAAGACTGTGTTGAAAGCCTCAAATACAAAATACCAGCTAAAAGAATTGCCGACAGTTTGAAGTATGGTTCGGTTGTTGATGAAGAATGCTAGCTTTCAACCAATAGGTTCAAGGGAAAAAACAAAAGTCTCAAACATCTGATGTGGATAATTAAGTATTAACTAAAGTTGACAAAGTTATTTAATATTGATTGTATTTGTTTAACCATAGACTATATGTTTTGAAAGATGTTCTATGTTTAGGGATCAGAAGAGTTGCTTATGTGCAATGATATCCAAAAAGTGATGTATTATCATGAATATATTTTGAATGAGACTTATATTATATATGATTTATATTATGTTATGGTGTATGAGAATATATGCCTTAAACATAATCCATGATGAATAATACCTTACAAAATTTGAACCCAGAGAAATTGATGTTAGAACTTATTTTTCACGTGATGGATTATATGTTAATACAAATTTGACATTATATAAAATATAACTAACAACCTAAATAGGAGTTTCTAATTTACAAAGACTATTTACATATTGACAACGACTATTGATATAGCCAAgtaatccaaaatataactttTCTTTAGAGTTGATTTCTCATCTGTGTGATGCTTGGGAAGACTACTCAAAATAGTTAACGCGGGTTATAGAATGGTGTACAAAGGACAAAAACTATTAATTAAACTTCATTCTTTAACCATGTATAATTATGGTGCAAAATGAATTTTAACCTTGGAGAAGCTATATCTAAAAGTCATATCTAAAATGTGTTTCTCAAATTGCAAGGTAAATGAAATAGAAAAGCAGATTGATTTTTGAATGGGATTCAATTtattaaaaagaaatagaaacTATTAATTAAACTCCAttctttattcatgtttaattattgtgctgaaataaattttaataataaaaaatactaggTAAATGaaataaaagatttaaaaaaaaagtgaattcaagattaaaaaaaatcatgtagTGATGATATTTTTGAATTGGTATAGATTTCTTATGAATATAAAGCAATTTGTTGGTGACTTTGCATTTCTCTGCACGTAATGGGCAAatgtattattataaaaaaatcttAACAAAGTTCAAGAGTATAGGCTATTATGTTGCTGACTAATTATGGTAGCAATCCCAATAAAAACTTTCAACATATTTTTATGACAAGGTCCATAAAGGGATGCCTTTCTAACAAGATATGATCCTCATTGAGTAAGATAAAGTTTATGGATCCTTATACAGATTAAGTAAAAAATTTCTCCTCGACAATTACAATGATGAAAGAGCCCATATATGATTTTTAGAGATAGTTCAACAGGTTTCACGAATAActagaaacgaaaaagcaaaggATCTAAAGGCATAAAGAAATTGGATAAGTTGAATACAATAATATATCTACTAATTGCTCAACTAagtgacaagaaatataaataattttttttagatagaATATGGGTACAGCTATCGTATGTTATACGCATAAACCCTAAAAGTTTTATAATGAAATTAGAAATGTTTCAGAAGGAGGGTCAAATCAGGGGTAAAGCTTTATAATGAAGTTAGAAATATTTCAGAAGGAGTGTCAAACCAAGGGTAAAATACTTGCAACAAGGATAGTCATTTGAATGGCATAATCTTTGAAAGTTTCAAATGGCATAACCGATCAAGTTGATACAATAAAAAAGGTTAGTTGACAAAGACGATACATTATATTGCATAACCAAGGATGTTGCAGCATTAGCTTTTACATACACTATCACCTATAAATCCAATTTCATGTTTATTTTGTTCACATGCATTTGGAATTGAATTCATCGGGTTTCTAACTATTTATGGCCATTATCAATAAAAAGACGATTCATTAAAACATTTCTCATATGATATGTCTTTCTAATGCAAGTAAGTATAGTTAATGCTAAAGTGAAAGTGTGGTCAAAGAAAACAGTTAATTGGGCCAAACACCGTAAGGTGCTTAATATGAAATTATGGTGGTTTCAACAGTCAACGCATTTACACATTTAGAGCGCCTGAAAAATTAGGGTTATTTTTCAAAGAATATCAAATTGAATTTTAGTTGTATTTTTTGTATGGCTATATTCCAAAACCCTAAAAGAAGATATCATGATGTGATCCACAagcaaattaaattttcataatatGACTTAATAGAAATTTCTCCACCTATACAATACAAGGATTATACCTGCATAAAGAAAGATCTTACTAAATTTTATGGAGCAggataaataatattaaatagtcATAAAACACACAATACTGGCAACCAAGGAGATAATCACTATCATCTATTTCCAGTGATCCAATCACGAA from Arachis ipaensis cultivar K30076 chromosome B02, Araip1.1, whole genome shotgun sequence harbors:
- the LOC107625187 gene encoding probable proteasome inhibitor; amino-acid sequence: MKQRRFMLKTPFLNVTLTNCLPPLKSQHKHRGLFFSTTLINGVCVIVVHATFLSSGYLLTATGPQALFDDALSHPSTEEVSVENWTRICLCLCQSKKVSNKVLVKCLVMNEKLLIDALKEGSSDPAHLEICVRDYTIANESSNYSEQSAVGKTRTEKRREEKTERCGLQNWRLGF
- the LOC107625186 gene encoding succinate dehydrogenase subunit 4, mitochondrial-like isoform X4; protein product: MQALTLSKRLSTSKPLFRISPNFIVQSSTTSSSSTTSPPPSSPITAADGGSSCHPLALLSLLRIPRSATQSLRIGVSGSDLRDANLAGGQVRAYEVQPHGAAGYATATTTGDSIQRKERYSGLRSVGPKTKREQLLKATALVPLLLIFPNAYSMLAANLFVFWHISAGIEEILADYVHHEMTRNYVVIAFKLFLIIAMKDVFLKFVFV
- the LOC107625186 gene encoding succinate dehydrogenase subunit 4, mitochondrial-like isoform X3; the protein is MQALTLSKRLSTSKPLFRISPNFIVQSSTTSSSSTTSPPPSSPITAADGGSSCHPLALLSLLRIPRSATQSLRIGVSGSDLRDANLAGGQVRAYEVQPHGAAGYATATTTGDSIQRSGLITLTIVRHVYRKERYSGLRSVGPKTKREQLLKATALVPLLLIFPNAYSMLAANLFVFWHISAGIEEILADYVHHEMTRNYVVIAFKLFLIIAMKDVFLKFVFV
- the LOC107625186 gene encoding uncharacterized protein LOC107625186 isoform X2, whose protein sequence is MQALTLSKRLSTSKPLFRISPNFIVQSSTTSSSSTTSPPPSSPITAADGGSSCHPLALLSLLRIPRSATQSLRIGVSGSDLRDANLAGGQVRAYEVLKLYRPCYRTGIATFKVQPHGAAGYATATTTGDSIQRKERYSGLRSVGPKTKREQLLKATALVPLLLIFPNAYSMLAANLFVFWHISAGIEEILADYVHHEMTRNYVVIAFKLFLIIAMKDVFLKFVFV
- the LOC107625186 gene encoding uncharacterized protein LOC107625186 isoform X1, which translates into the protein MQALTLSKRLSTSKPLFRISPNFIVQSSTTSSSSTTSPPPSSPITAADGGSSCHPLALLSLLRIPRSATQSLRIGVSGSDLRDANLAGGQVRAYEVLKLYRPCYRTGIATFKVQPHGAAGYATATTTGDSIQRSGLITLTIVRHVYRKERYSGLRSVGPKTKREQLLKATALVPLLLIFPNAYSMLAANLFVFWHISAGIEEILADYVHHEMTRNYVVIAFKLFLIIAMKDVFLKFVFV